One Polypterus senegalus isolate Bchr_013 unplaced genomic scaffold, ASM1683550v1 scaffold_415, whole genome shotgun sequence genomic window carries:
- the LOC120521987 gene encoding uncharacterized protein LOC120521987, whose protein sequence is MNYKDRNDRFVDFLSDCLDRISSMRFLDGFNERTFWAMYHLFQNYKEVKGHDSLPHIISLFSPFPNDVPLTDIERIYESDFSFLRQYHQYKTRVSQHKEALQQLRQFIFRSILEAARENRISYTWYYKCIVDCGNQEDFNEALRLTCSIVNVNPNWTKETLNRMKKFIKCSSSKVDIFPDYSDRNKTFLLFLLRCLDWISSIRK, encoded by the exons ATGAACTACAAAGACAGAAATGACAGATTTGTGGACTTCTTGTCAGACTGTCTGGATCGGATATCTTCTATGCG TTTTCTAGATGGATTCAATGAAAGAACCTTTTGGGCCATGTatcatttatttcagaattataaAGAAGTGAAAGGACACGACAGCCTTCCACacatcatttctttattttcaccttTTCCAAATGATGTACCCTTGACAGACATTGAGAGGATTTATGAAAGTGATTTCAGTTTTCTGAGACAATATCACCAGTACAAAACCAGAGTTTCACAACACAAGGAGGCTTTACAACAACTTCGGCAATTCATATtcagaagtattttggaggctGCAAG AGAGAATCGGATAAGCTACACTTGGTATTATAAATGTATTGTGGACTGTGGAAACCAGGAGGACTTCAATGAAGCATTGAGGCTCACATGTAGTATAGTTAACGTCAACCCAAACTGGACAAAGGAGACACTGAATAGAAtgaaaaaatttataaaatgctcCTCAAGTAAAGTTGATATCTTCCCGGACTACAGTGACAGGAATAAaacatttcttctcttcttgttACGATGCCTGGATTGGATATCTTCTATACGTAAATAa